In Haematobia irritans isolate KBUSLIRL chromosome 1, ASM5000362v1, whole genome shotgun sequence, a genomic segment contains:
- the LOC142235840 gene encoding uncharacterized protein LOC142235840, protein MCTISRQQRQGQIMAPLPVERTTFGRPFATTGVDYAGPFDIKNFHGRGCRITKGYICLFICFVTKAVHLEPVGDLSTPAFLAAFSRFVSRRGCPRKMYSDNGRNFVGAARELDVNLKKVISQLGDEIVSRYGFQQVEWHFIPAAAPHMGGLWEAGVKSCKTHLKKVSGQIRHTFEEFATILSSIECCMNSRPLSPLSDNQDDIAALTPAHFLVGSSLLSPAQNEEIPTKTSLLNRWRKIKIIQQEFCRRWKSEYLAELNKRFRWKSPREKLALNDLVVLRNENVCPTDWRLGRIVQLHAGKDGQLGKGMPPHRLRRLHMVLVEINIVRIVDDDTNEDEADFKYSSCVFERIKSKTQSLRISLFCSMTYKANKENEFKGITFSTSDTKYY, encoded by the exons ATGTGCACAATTTCGCGTCAGCAGCGACAGGGACAAATAATGGCTCCTCTGCCAGTAGAAAGAACCACTTTTGGCAGACCCTTTGCTACTACTGGGGTTGACTATGCTGGCCCGTTCGACATTAAGAATTTCCACGGTCGAGGATGTCGGATAACTAAAGGCTACATTTGTctctttatttgttttgttactAAAGCGGTTCACTTGGAACCAGTTGGCGACCTTTCGACACCAGCTTTCCTAGCTGCCTTCTCTCGTTTTGTCTCACGAAGGGGATGTCCACGAAAAATGTATTCGGACAACGGGAGAAACTTTGTTGGCGCTGCCAGAGAGCTAGATGTAAACCTCAAAAAAGTTATCTCTCAGCTGGGTGATGAAATTGTCTCACGATATGGTTTCCAGCAAGTAGAATGGCATTTTATTCCGGCCGCAGCTCCTCATATGGGAGGGCTGTGGGAGGCCGGGGTAAAAAGCTGTAAAACACATTTGAAGAAGGTTTCTGGTCAAATCCGACACACTTTCGAAGAGTTCGCAACTATACTTAGCTCGATCGAATGCTGCATGAATTCTAGGCCTTTGTCTCCGCTTTCTGATAATCAAGATGATATTGCTGCACTTACACCAGCACATTTTTTGGTTGGCTCTTCACTTCTTTCGCCCGCACAAAATGAGGAAATTCCTACAAAAACTTCGCTTCTGAATAGAtggcgaaaaatcaaaattatccaACAAGAATTTTGTCGCCGTTGGAAGTCAGAGTATTTGGCGGAGCTAAATAAGCGATTTAGGTGGAAGTCGCCTAGAGAAAAGTTGGCTCTAAATGATCTTGTTGTCTTGCGGAATGAAAATGTTTGTCCCACCGATTGGCGACTTGGCCGCATTGTTCAGCTGCATGCGGGGAAAGATGGTCAG TTGGGTAAGGGGATGCCTCCTCACCGTCTAAGGAG GCTTCACATGGTGTTGGTTGAAATTAATATTGTTCGTATTGTTGATGATGATACTAATGAAGATGAAGCAGACTTTAAATATTCTTCCTGTGTGTTTGAGAGAATAAAGAGCAAGACTCAATCATTAAGAATTTCACTATTTTGTAGTATGACATACAAAGCaaacaaggaaaat GAATTCAAAGGAATTACCTTTTCCACTTCTGACACCAAGTATTATTGA
- the LOC142235843 gene encoding uncharacterized protein LOC142235843, whose product MGLVEEFLCLCEDFEAHAERMKETDASSYNESAIEAEKNELNELWAELKEQYKKCNSDPECLKTNKATIRKRKGEFHTIYMKCMTIVGNWKNKSVVSSVSPKTSSSSVSVPPCDTEVFYGDYVSWPSFRDLFTAIYINNKKLSPVEKLYHLFQKTSGEAREINRGVQLTSEGFDIAWSNLKSQYENKRILINNQLRILFNLPHCSQESSSCLKKLHRDISNCISVLKLYKIDVGSWDPIFVFQCSSKLPKLTLSLWEQSIGEKTELPKWEDLSKFLIERFQTIESVSDMMNTQESGPRHKKIGNFDNSKQSRVHHTKVNTVKCGLCKEMHELKSCPKFLNMNPKQRITAVRRDRSCLNCLARGHGAAKCKSKATCTKCGAKHHTMLHIVRDEQQNNPGVGNKSNDLQTTQNIQSAPTPSTSHNVRAYHMSVCNKTMLATAWINILKDGLAHKVRALIDPCSDDTFISKKIQKLLNLPTKPISAEVTGLGGGAVTRCSQIAFFTIGSIINNFTAEIDALVVCDVTGDVPTHSFDNSLVDQLPNLENADPNFFHTGPIDILIGGNLYPLILREGVKHGILGSLVAQQTVFGWIVTGPANDRDSGRVVRISHCTRVSIDEQLTKFWEVEEVGKDINMSKDDWLCENIYRNTTKRMANGRYMVDLPFKAENPLCASKNSNRYIALCQFLRNEKSLSRKPQLKEMYDEVIKEYLSLGHMEKVETPNIEACYYFYLPHHGVFKPDSTTTKLRVVFNASCPSVNGKSLNDALYVGPVLQKDIISLILNWRFYRFVFNADITKMYRQILVNPKHVPYQRILYRDSPDDEIQDYQLKTVTFGVNCAPFLALRTLLQLAEDEKERFPIGSKILKENMYVDDSLVGAHSVSEALEARNQLIAILESAGFQLRKWTSNRREILEDLPRDHLLNEQFLDFDDESSVKTLGIRWDAVSDEFYFVTEKLANKETYTKREVLSVIARLFDPLGWLSPVVINAKILMQMMWLDDIGWDDPIKPLTLLKWKAFVSNYREIDQIRIDRWLNYSPECRIEYHGFCDSSELAYAAVLYVRVEVGDMAHSKLLVAKSKVAPIKKMSVPRLELCGALLMAKLADFVLPQLHVQPYTLFLWSDSMIVLSWLKKPSHSWTTFVANRVAIIHEKVGDIWRHVGTSENPADLATRGLTPLELKGSDLWWHGPSWLRKDRRFWPSTPNIADTSLESKPMQVLVARSEKMEDILDRFSCLSRALRVLSYVLRFVAHTHRSLNQNCVHGSLELSSEELTQTKFKLITLSQKMYFPAEFNCLSRKQKLPSNSPLLTLTPFLDKYDIIRANGRLGSTLALSYEERHPFVLAYKSRLSLLYVEFIYRQTLHGGIQLTLATIRLECWIIRAKNLIKARINRCKECTISRQQRQGQIMVPLPVERTTFGRPFATTGVDYAGPFDIKNFHGRGCRITKGYICLFICFVTKAVHLEPVGDLSTPAFLAAFSRFVSRRGCPRKMYSDNGRNFVGAARELDSNLGLWEAGVKSCKTHLKKVSGQIRHTFEEFATILSSIECCMNSRPLSPLSDTQEDIAALTPAHFLVGSSLLSPAQNEEIPTKTSLLNRWRKIKIIQQEFCRRWKSEYLSELNKRFKWKSPRENLALNDLVVLRNENVCPTDWRLGRIVQLHTGRDGQVRVVDVRTQAGIVTRPVHKLLVQGGRYVHVSIGPTVLSGIT is encoded by the exons ATGGGTTTAGTCGAAGAATTTTTATGTCTTTGCGAAGACTTTGAGGCTCATGCTGAGCGAATGAAAGAAACCGATGCGAGTAGTTATAATGAATCGGCGATAGAGGCAgagaaaaatgaattaaatgagTTGTGGGCAGAACTTAAAGAACAGTATAAAAAATGCAATTCTGACCCAGAGTGTTTGAAAACGAATAAGGCCACTATTAGAAAGAGGAAAGGTGAATTCCATACGATTTATATGAAATGCATGACAATTGTTGGgaattggaaaaataaatcTGTTGTCTCGTCAGTGAGTCCGAAGACATCTTCATCTTCTGTTAGTGTTCCACCGTGTGACACAGAAGTGTTTTACGGTGATTATGTTTCATGGCCCAGCTTCCGCGATCTTTTCACggcaatttatataaataataagaaACTTAGCCCAGTAGAGAAATTGTACCACTTGTTTCAAAAAACAAGTGGAGAGGCTAGAGAAATTAATCGGGGAGTACAATTGACATCAGAAGGCTTCGATATAGCCTGGTCCAATTTAAAATCTCAGTATGAAAATAAGagaattttaataaacaatcaactgagaattttatttaatttgcctCATTGCTCTCAGGAGTCATCTAGTTGTCTCAAAAAGTTACATAGAGATATTTCAAACTGTATCTCAGTGctgaaattgtataaaattgatGTCGGGTCATGggatccaatttttgtgttcCAATGCTCTTCAAAGTTACCCAAGCTCACGTTGTCGCTATGGGAACAATCGATTGGGGAGAAAACGGAACTCCCAAAATGGGaagatttgagtaaatttttaatagaaagatTTCAGACCATAGAAAGTGTATCTGATATGATGAATACGCAAGAATCTGGCCCACGACATAAGAAGATTGGCAATTTCGATAATTCGAAGCAATCAAGGGTCCACCATACAAAGGTTAATACGGTGAAGTGTGGGTTGTGTAAGGAAATGCATGAATTGAAATCTTGCCCCAAATTTCTTAATATGAACCCGAAGCAAAGAATAACTGCAGTTAGAAGAGATAGGAGCTGCTTGAATTGTCTGGCTCGTGGTCATGGGGCAGCGAAATGTAAGAGTAAGGCTACGTGTACTAAATGTGGCGCTAAGCATCATACTATGTTGCATATCGTAAGAGACGAGCAACAAAATAATCCAGGTGTAGGAAATAAGTCGAATGATTTACAGACAACACAGAATATACAGTCCGCTCCAACGCCATCCACATCGCACAATGTGAGGGCATATCATATGTCTGTCTGTAATAAAACAATGTTAGCTACAGCTtggattaatattttgaaagatgGTTTAGCTCACAAAGTAAGAGCTTTAATTGACCCGTGTTCTGATGAcacatttatttcaaagaaaatacaaaaattattgaatttgccAACTAAGCCCATCTCGGCCGAAGTAACAGGATTGGGGGGTGGTGCTGTAACGCGGTGTTCTCAAATAGCGTTTTTTACAATTGGCTCTATTATTAACAATTTCACTGCGGAAATTGATGCACTAGTTGTGTGCGATGTTACAGGCGACGTGCCTACTCACTCATTTGATAATTCTCTGGTTGATCAACTTCCGAATTTGGAAAATGCTGATCCAAATTTCTTCCATACTGGCCCGATAGATATCCTCATTGGAGGTAATTTATACCCGCTGATTTTACGAGAAGGAGTAAAACACGGAATTCTTGGCTCGCTGGTAGCTCAGCAAACAGTATTTGGCTGGATTGTTACTGGCCCAGCGAATGATAGAGATTCGGGGCGTGTGGTTCGGATCTCTCACTGTACTAGGGTGTCAATTGATGAGCAATTGACCAAGTTTTGGGAAGTAGAGGAAGTTGGCAAAGACATAAATATGTCTAAAGATGATTGGCTctgtgaaaatatttatagaaatactacAAAACGAATGGCCAATGGTAGATATATGGTAGATTTACCTTTTAAGGCAGAGAATCCCTTGTGTGCTTCAAAAAATTCCAATCGATATATTgcactttgtcaatttttgaggAATGAAAAATCTTTGTCTCGAAAGCCTCAGTTGAAAGAGATGTACGATGAAGTCATCAAAGAATATTTGTCACTAGGACATATGGAGAAAGTTGAAACTCCAAATATTGAAGCCtgctattatttttatttgcctcATCATGGCGTTTTTAAACCAGACAGTACCACGACCAAATTGCGTGTGGTATTTAACGCATCTTGCCCATCGGTAAATGGGAAAAGTCTTAATGACGCACTATATGTTGGCCCAGTGTTACAAAAAGACATCATTTCGTTGATATTAAATTGGCGCTTCTACAGATTCGTGTTTAACGCAGATATCACGAAGATGTATAGACAGATACTTGTCAATCCGAAACATGTCCCATACCAGCGAATTTTATATCGTGACTCTCCTGACGACGAGATTCAAGACTACCAACTTAAAACGGTAACGTTTGGCGTCAATTGCGCCCCGTTTTTGGCTCTTCGAACTTTGCTTCAGTTGGCTGAAGACGAGAAAGAGAGGTTTCCGATAgggtcgaaaattttgaaagagaACATGTATGTTGATGACTCTTTAGTGGGAGCTCATTCCGTTTCGGAGGCCTTAGAAGCTCGAAACCAATTAATTGCGATTTTGGAATCTGCAGGCTTCCAACTAAGAAAATGGACCTCtaatagaagagaaattttagaAGATTTGCCTCGGGACCATTTACTCAATGaacaatttttggattttgatgACGAGAGTTCGGTTAAGACTCTTGGCATAAGGTGGGATGCTGTCTCAGACGAATTTTATTTCGTAACGGAAAAATTGGCCAATAAAGAGACATATACAAAAAGAGAGGTGCTCTCAGTCATAGCGAGACTTTTTGATCCATTAGGTTGGCTCTCACCGGTAGTGATAAATGCTAAAATACTAATGCAAATGATGTGGCTCGATGATATTGGATGGGATGATCCAATAAAACCATTAACATTGCTCAAATGGAAAGCGTTTGTTTCAAACTATAGAGAAATTGATCAGATTAGAATAGATCGATGGTTGAATTATTCTCCAGAGTGTCGGATAGAGTATCACGGGTTTTGTGACTCATCTGAGCTTGCATATGCCGCCGTATTGTACGTTCGGGTGGAAGTAGGAGACATGGCTCATTCTAAATTACTTGTAGCCAAGTCAAAGGTAGCACCTATAAAGAAAATGTCTGTCCCAAGGCTTGAGCTTTGCGGTGCTCTGCTTATGGCAAAATTGGCAGATTTTGTATTGCCTCAATTGCATGTGCAACCATACACTTTGTTTCTTTGGTCGGATTCTATGATAGTCTTATCTTGGCTCAAAAAACCATCACATAGTTGGACTACATTTGTAGCCAACAGGGTTGCAATTATTCATGAGAAGGTCGGGGATATTTGGAGACATGTGGGTACATCGGAAAACCCCGCAGACCTAGCAACCCGGGGGCTGACCCCTTTAGAACTAAAGGGGAGTGATTTATGGTGGCATGGGCCATCTTGGTTACGCAAAGATAGAAGATTTTGGCCCTCAACACCAAACATTGCGGATACATCTTTAGAATCAAAACCTATGCAAGTTCTTGTTGCTAGGTCGGAGAAAATGGAAGACATTTTAGATAGGTTTTCTTGTCTCTCAAGGGCATTACGCGTGTTATCATATGTTTTACGATTTGTGGCGCATACCCATCGCTCTTTGAATCAAAATTGCGTTCATGGCTCTCTTGAATTGTCATCCGAAGAATTGACTCAAACGAAATTTAAACTTATTACTTTGTCGCAAAAGATGTATTTTCCTGCCGAATTCAATTGTCTCAGTCGTAAACAAAAACTGCCGTCGAACAGTCCTCTTCTCACTCTTACCCCGTTTTTAGATAAATACGATATTATTCGCGCTAATGGGCGCCTTGGATCTACATTGGCCCTTTCTTACGAAGAAAGGCACCCTTTTGTCCTCGCTTATAAAAGCAGATTGTCTCTACTTTATGTTGAGTTCATATACCGTCAAACTCTACACGGTGGCATCCAGTTAACTCTAGCGACTATAAGATTGGAGTGCTGGATAATTCGTGCGAAGAATCTAATTAAGGCCCGAATAAATCGATGCAAAGAGTGCACAATTTCGCGTCAGCAGCGACAGGGACAAATAATGGTTCCTCTGCCAGTAGAACGAACCACTTTTGGCAGACCCTTTGCTACTACTGGGGTTGACTACGCTGGCCCGTTCGACATTAAGAATTTCCACGGCCGAGGATGTCGGATAACTAAAGGTTACATTTGTctctttatttgttttgttactAAAGCGGTTCACTTGGAACCAGTTGGCGACCTTTCGACACCAGCTTTCCTAGCTGCCTTCTCTCGTTTTGTCTCACGAAGGGGATGTCCACGAAAAATGTATTCGGACAACGGGAGAAACTTTGTTGGCGCAGCCAGAGAGCTAGATTCAAACCTAGGGCTGTGGGAGGCCGGTGTCAAAAGCTGCAAAACACATCTGAAGAAGGTTTCCGGTCAAATCCGGCACACTTTCGAAGAGTTCGCAACTATACTTAGCTCAATCGAATGCTGCATGAATTCTAGACCTTTGTCTCCACTTTCTGATACTCAAGAGGATATCGCTGCACTTACGCCAGCACATTTTTTGGTTGGCTCTTCACTTCTTTCGCCCGCACAAAATGAGGAAATTCCTACAAAAACTTCGCTTCTGAATAGAtggcgaaaaatcaaaattatccaACAAGAATTTTGTCGCCGTTGGAAGTCAGAATACTTGTCTGAGCTCAATAAACGATTTAAATGGAAATCGCCCAGAGAAAATTTGGCTCTAAACGATCTTGTTGTCTTACGGAATGAAAATGTTTGTCCCACCGATTGGCGACTTGGACGCATCGTTCAGCTGCACACGGGGAGAGATGGTCAAGTGAGGGTAGTCGACGTGCGAACACAAGCTGGCATAGTCACTCGCCCTGTACATAAGCTC TTGGTGCAAGGGGGGCGGTATGTTCACGTAAGCATTGGACCCACTGTATTGAGTGGTATTACGTGA